In Psychrobacter sp. JCM 18902, a single window of DNA contains:
- a CDS encoding peptidylprolyl isomerase produces MPTLSDLQKPHSDQEFIEKAMAEERSNHKNLIASSRDELPSVTVNGVMIDRTNIAQELQYHPAENKEDAVFLATQALVVRELLRLAVLDEPSLGEAAWENDEEQAISTLIDKNVQATMPDMATCERYYKQNMTDFKTDPIMTVRHILLACPPEDGDERLKLKKTAYELIEQIKNNTNPDAEFIQLARQHSACPSKEQGGELGVISKGQTVPEFEGVLFKLDKGLAPSPIESRYGFHIVEVLNKEPGIQMTYEQVSPAIHNKLSQQAFHQSLCDYLFTLAHEADIQGIEMTLEQENIFRG; encoded by the coding sequence ATGCCAACCTTGTCTGATTTGCAAAAACCGCATTCTGACCAAGAGTTCATCGAAAAAGCAATGGCAGAAGAGCGCAGTAACCATAAAAACCTGATTGCCTCTAGCCGTGATGAGCTGCCTTCAGTGACGGTCAATGGGGTGATGATAGATAGAACCAATATCGCTCAAGAGCTGCAATATCATCCAGCAGAAAATAAAGAAGACGCGGTATTTTTAGCGACACAAGCGTTGGTTGTGCGCGAATTACTGAGATTGGCGGTTTTAGATGAGCCAAGCCTTGGTGAAGCGGCATGGGAAAACGACGAAGAGCAAGCTATCTCTACTTTAATAGACAAAAACGTTCAAGCAACGATGCCAGATATGGCAACTTGTGAGCGCTATTATAAGCAGAATATGACTGACTTTAAGACTGACCCCATCATGACTGTACGCCATATTTTATTGGCATGCCCGCCTGAAGATGGTGATGAGCGCCTAAAGCTCAAAAAGACCGCTTACGAGCTTATCGAACAAATCAAAAATAACACCAATCCTGATGCCGAGTTTATCCAGTTAGCACGCCAGCATTCTGCTTGCCCTTCAAAAGAGCAAGGTGGCGAACTGGGTGTGATTAGCAAAGGTCAAACCGTACCAGAATTTGAAGGTGTATTATTTAAGCTCGATAAAGGACTTGCGCCAAGCCCTATCGAAAGCCGTTACGGTTTTCATATCGTTGAGGTGCTCAATAAAGAACCTGGGATACAGATGACTTATGAGCAAGTCAGTCCTGCAATCCATAATAAATTGAGCCAACAAGCCTTTCACCAATCATTATGCGATTACTTGTTTACCTTAGCGCATGAAGCTGATATCCAAGGTATCGAGATGACGCTTGAGCAAGAGAATATATTCCGCGGCTAA
- the glp gene encoding gephyrin-like molybdotransferase Glp — protein sequence MITVAGLISEIQQRIETYNTNDYPLTKRQVASYDLLDSRHHILAEDIVSPFAIPRQNLSAMDGYAIAKDSLLSADSTIDIVGESQAGSPYSGDISAGQGVRIFTGAVVPDSCDTVIMQENTNFTAIKDSIDKSQPYAVTLSQDAKHDDNIRKQGEEIEAGEAVLLKGKRLNPADISLLANLGFGQVTVYQPLIVGVLATGDELVAIGNELTSLAQIYNSNTPTLKSLLADLPVTIRDYGIIPDDLNKTTAAVTQAMQECDVLISTAGVSVGDYDFLTTVIEQLGQINHYKVAMKPGKPFVFGELTKDLAKPVLYFGLPGNPLSTIVGSLQFVIPALWQMAGAAPQERPMQLSLTATLKNDIKKSAGRMDFQRGILSQNELDDFQVESFTKQQSHRIKQLSHANCFIVLAQDSGNVAAGETVKVQPFPWLHY from the coding sequence ATGATTACGGTTGCAGGACTTATCTCTGAAATACAGCAGCGTATAGAAACTTATAATACTAACGACTATCCGCTGACCAAAAGACAAGTCGCAAGCTACGACTTATTAGACAGCCGTCATCATATATTGGCAGAAGATATTGTCTCGCCTTTTGCTATACCAAGACAAAATCTATCGGCGATGGATGGTTATGCGATCGCTAAAGACAGCCTACTCTCAGCAGACAGCACGATTGATATCGTGGGTGAATCACAAGCAGGCAGTCCTTATAGTGGCGACATTTCAGCAGGACAAGGGGTGCGTATCTTTACCGGTGCGGTCGTTCCTGATAGCTGTGATACGGTCATTATGCAAGAAAACACCAACTTTACCGCCATAAAAGACAGCATTGACAAATCACAGCCCTATGCCGTTACTCTCAGTCAAGACGCTAAGCATGATGACAATATCCGTAAACAAGGCGAAGAGATTGAAGCTGGCGAAGCGGTTTTGTTAAAGGGTAAACGCCTAAATCCTGCTGATATTAGCTTACTGGCTAATTTGGGCTTTGGTCAAGTGACGGTATATCAGCCTTTAATCGTTGGTGTACTCGCAACAGGTGATGAGCTAGTGGCGATTGGCAATGAGCTTACCAGTTTGGCGCAAATCTATAACTCGAACACGCCTACCCTAAAAAGCTTACTCGCTGATTTGCCGGTGACTATTCGTGATTATGGCATTATCCCAGATGACCTAAATAAAACCACCGCCGCCGTAACCCAAGCCATGCAAGAGTGTGACGTCCTTATCTCTACCGCTGGGGTATCGGTTGGCGACTATGATTTTTTAACCACGGTTATTGAGCAGCTTGGGCAGATTAACCACTATAAAGTCGCGATGAAACCCGGTAAGCCGTTTGTCTTTGGCGAGCTGACTAAAGATCTTGCCAAGCCCGTGCTATATTTTGGCTTACCCGGCAATCCGTTATCAACCATCGTTGGTAGCCTACAATTTGTGATCCCAGCCTTGTGGCAAATGGCAGGCGCTGCGCCACAAGAGCGACCTATGCAGTTAAGTCTCACTGCAACGCTTAAAAATGATATTAAAAAATCAGCGGGACGGATGGATTTTCAAAGAGGCATATTGTCCCAAAACGAACTTGACGATTTCCAAGTTGAAAGCTTTACCAAGCAACAATCGCACCGTATCAAACAACTAAGCCACGCCAATTGCTTTATTGTCTTGGCACAAGATTCTGGCAATGTAGCCGCTGGTGAAACCGTAAAAGTGCAGCCTTTCCCTTGGTTGCATTACTAA
- the moaA gene encoding GTP 3',8-cyclase MoaA, protein MNHLAPTLGNAQLYSPAAAPVIFDGDSSSNVATKAASTSTYFPVTLSQPLTDGFARRLTYLRLSITDFCNFRCEYCLPDGYQGKPPQNELSVTEIATLIRGFAEVGTKKVRITGGEPSIRRDVVDIIKTIKNTEGIETVAMTSNGYKLGKHLASWQAAGLNQLNISMDSFDAATFHKMTGFDMLPQLLADMDTLLATTDIKLKINSILMAETAFENLMNAIEYIKDRAVTYRFIEFMQTSDNSDLFFAQHAQSDIITNYLLKNGWQTHIRGSNDGPAIEYSHPDYQGRIGMIAPYAAHFCDSCNRLRVSSQGKVHLCLFDQGNYDIRQHLAHDDVTGLVNTLHSFMPIKPEHHHLHESNSGMMNNLSMIGG, encoded by the coding sequence ATGAACCATCTTGCCCCTACCCTAGGTAATGCGCAATTGTATTCGCCTGCCGCTGCACCCGTTATTTTTGATGGTGACTCATCATCGAACGTTGCGACAAAAGCTGCTAGCACGTCGACGTATTTTCCGGTCACGCTCTCTCAACCATTAACCGATGGTTTCGCACGACGTCTCACCTATTTGCGTCTATCGATTACCGATTTCTGTAATTTTCGCTGTGAGTATTGCCTGCCAGATGGCTATCAAGGCAAACCCCCACAAAACGAGCTTAGCGTCACTGAAATTGCCACGTTAATCCGCGGCTTTGCCGAAGTTGGTACTAAAAAAGTCAGGATTACAGGCGGTGAACCCTCTATACGCCGTGATGTGGTCGATATTATTAAAACCATCAAAAACACTGAAGGCATTGAAACCGTTGCCATGACCAGTAATGGGTATAAGCTTGGTAAGCACTTAGCCAGCTGGCAAGCCGCTGGGCTGAATCAGCTGAATATCAGTATGGACAGCTTTGATGCCGCGACCTTCCATAAAATGACTGGCTTTGATATGTTGCCGCAGCTCTTGGCTGACATGGATACTTTGCTTGCGACCACAGATATTAAGCTAAAAATAAACAGTATTTTAATGGCTGAGACTGCCTTTGAAAATTTGATGAATGCCATCGAATACATCAAAGATAGAGCGGTCACTTATCGCTTTATTGAATTTATGCAGACCAGTGATAATAGCGATTTATTTTTTGCGCAGCATGCACAGTCCGATATTATTACCAATTACTTATTAAAAAATGGCTGGCAAACTCATATACGTGGCAGCAACGATGGTCCAGCAATAGAATACAGCCATCCTGATTATCAGGGGCGTATTGGCATGATTGCCCCTTACGCTGCTCATTTTTGTGATAGCTGCAATCGCTTACGGGTCAGTAGTCAAGGCAAGGTTCATTTGTGCTTGTTTGACCAAGGTAATTACGATATTCGTCAGCATCTAGCACACGATGATGTCACAGGACTCGTTAATACCCTGCACAGCTTCATGCCGATTAAACCTGAGCATCATCATCTTCACGAATCAAACAGCGGCATGATGAATAATTTGTCGATGATTGGTGGATAA
- the moaB gene encoding molybdenum cofactor biosynthesis protein B, translating to MSKLQAPFTPLNIAILTVSDSRTLAEDTSGQYLVDQLTAAGHQLADRQLIIDDIYKIRAVISGWIADPNVHAIITTGGTGFYIRDSMPEAVGVLFDKSVDGFGEMFRLISKDDIGMSTIQSRAVAGMANGTGIFCLPGSSGACRTAWEGILQEQLDSRTRPCNFVPHFMRTNPGHD from the coding sequence ATGAGTAAGCTGCAAGCCCCATTTACCCCGCTTAATATCGCCATCTTAACGGTTTCTGATAGTCGTACTCTTGCAGAAGATACCTCAGGGCAATATTTAGTTGACCAACTGACCGCAGCAGGGCATCAACTTGCCGATCGTCAGTTGATTATTGATGATATTTACAAAATCAGAGCCGTCATCAGCGGTTGGATTGCCGACCCAAATGTGCACGCTATTATCACCACTGGCGGTACTGGCTTTTATATCCGCGACAGTATGCCAGAAGCGGTCGGCGTATTATTTGATAAATCGGTTGATGGTTTTGGTGAGATGTTCCGCTTAATCTCAAAAGACGATATCGGCATGTCTACCATCCAATCTCGCGCTGTGGCTGGTATGGCAAACGGTACAGGCATTTTTTGCTTACCCGGCTCATCAGGCGCTTGCCGCACTGCTTGGGAAGGTATCTTACAAGAGCAGCTCGATAGCCGCACACGCCCCTGTAATTTTGTGCCGCACTTTATGCGCACCAACCCAGGTCATGATTAA
- a CDS encoding molybdenum cofactor guanylyltransferase yields MVEVADSLIKIDKCNRLAGIVILAGGASKRMGTPKAELILPTGECLLDYHVRQALELSAALTSNLSIMIADNGHGFSITPNLIKSSKSSIFHIRDYLSVNSLSNKILSNNDDKPIETGGALIAIESALQSLKSLASSNQLTTGTSPHISWLMVISCDSLIPVTDLWQKLQPYITQADGKSVICLTDKHHLYPLLGIYRLSIEPDLKDYIDDGQRQVMKFIKPLVQPVPFARDWQYLTNFNTPKDFEHACLALNDL; encoded by the coding sequence ATGGTTGAAGTTGCGGATAGCTTAATAAAAATAGATAAATGCAATCGCTTAGCAGGTATCGTAATTTTGGCGGGCGGTGCGTCCAAACGTATGGGAACGCCAAAAGCTGAGTTGATACTCCCGACAGGCGAGTGTTTGCTTGATTATCATGTTAGACAAGCGCTTGAATTGAGTGCTGCATTGACAAGCAACTTATCTATTATGATTGCGGATAATGGGCATGGTTTTAGCATCACTCCAAATTTGATTAAGAGTTCGAAGTCATCAATTTTTCATATTAGGGATTATCTATCTGTTAACAGTCTTTCTAACAAGATTCTGTCAAACAATGATGATAAGCCGATTGAAACAGGTGGCGCGTTGATAGCGATTGAGTCAGCGTTGCAATCATTAAAGAGTTTGGCAAGTTCAAACCAATTAACGACAGGCACAAGCCCACATATATCTTGGTTAATGGTTATCAGCTGTGACAGCTTAATTCCTGTCACTGATTTATGGCAAAAACTGCAACCTTATATTACGCAAGCTGATGGTAAATCTGTCATTTGCCTAACCGATAAACATCACTTATACCCACTGTTAGGTATATACCGTTTGAGTATTGAGCCTGATTTAAAGGATTATATTGACGATGGACAGCGGCAAGTGATGAAGTTTATTAAGCCGCTTGTGCAGCCCGTCCCTTTCGCAAGAGATTGGCAGTATTTGACCAATTTTAATACGCCTAAAGATTTTGAGCATGCCTGTTTAGCTTTAAATGACTTATAA
- the moaC gene encoding cyclic pyranopterin monophosphate synthase MoaC, producing MNSDQVNNNNKNNQSGLSHLDSDGDITMVDVSGKTASIREACALGQVVFPADIYKQIKAADGMTKKGSITQTAHIAGIMAAKRTHDLIPLCHPLPLDKISLSFAYDDDQNSITVTATVKVTHKTGVEMEALTAVSVACLTIYDMTKAISHDIVIDNIHLMKKTGGKSDYQHT from the coding sequence ATGAATAGCGACCAAGTAAACAACAATAATAAAAACAATCAATCCGGCTTATCGCATTTAGATAGCGACGGTGATATCACCATGGTCGATGTGAGTGGCAAAACGGCTAGCATCAGAGAAGCTTGTGCTCTCGGACAAGTGGTTTTTCCCGCGGACATTTATAAGCAAATCAAAGCCGCTGACGGCATGACCAAAAAAGGCAGCATCACTCAGACTGCTCATATCGCTGGCATCATGGCAGCCAAACGCACCCATGACCTGATTCCACTTTGCCATCCTCTGCCCTTAGATAAAATCAGCTTAAGCTTTGCATACGATGATGACCAAAACAGTATCACTGTGACCGCTACTGTGAAAGTCACCCATAAAACTGGGGTAGAAATGGAAGCATTAACCGCTGTCAGTGTCGCTTGCTTGACCATTTATGACATGACCAAAGCCATCTCGCATGACATTGTGATTGATAATATTCATTTAATGAAAAAAACCGGCGGTAAGTCCGACTATCAACATACCTGA
- a CDS encoding MoaD/ThiS family protein: MSTLIESNTNSKLDTTMNINVLYFASLADEANCHEEKITVPQSTSLTELYEQLRQKHRFSRPQSELRVAVNDYFAKWTDEIYEGDSVVFITPVAGG; the protein is encoded by the coding sequence ATGAGCACTTTAATAGAAAGCAATACAAATTCTAAGCTAGACACCACGATGAATATTAACGTCTTATATTTCGCTAGCTTAGCCGATGAAGCCAATTGTCACGAAGAAAAAATCACTGTGCCTCAGTCGACTTCATTGACCGAACTGTACGAACAACTACGCCAAAAACATCGCTTCAGTCGTCCGCAGTCGGAGCTACGCGTGGCAGTCAATGATTACTTTGCTAAGTGGACAGATGAGATTTATGAGGGTGATAGTGTGGTTTTTATCACCCCAGTGGCTGGTGGTTAA
- a CDS encoding molybdenum cofactor biosynthesis protein MoaE, with protein sequence MTDNVHGQSMSIKRTIDEAYLIAERDGFALLDTDINESRLKSILDNDSCGAFVCFEGRVRNHNNASSVNRLTYYGYEDLAINQGRAIIEEAKKRFEITHAIAIHRIGALEIGDVAIWVGVVSAHRYPAFDACRWILDTIKADIPVWKQEYYQDDSSKWLSNNG encoded by the coding sequence ATGACAGACAATGTACACGGTCAATCGATGAGCATTAAACGTACCATTGATGAGGCATACCTCATCGCTGAACGTGATGGTTTTGCGCTGTTAGATACCGATATTAATGAAAGTCGGCTTAAAAGCATACTTGATAATGACAGCTGCGGCGCGTTTGTCTGCTTTGAAGGACGGGTACGCAATCACAATAATGCCAGTAGCGTCAATCGTTTGACCTATTATGGTTATGAAGACCTTGCCATCAATCAAGGTCGCGCCATTATTGAAGAAGCCAAAAAGCGCTTTGAGATTACCCATGCCATTGCCATCCATCGTATCGGTGCATTAGAGATTGGTGATGTCGCTATTTGGGTTGGCGTGGTTTCCGCCCATCGCTATCCTGCCTTTGATGCTTGTCGCTGGATATTAGATACTATTAAAGCCGACATTCCAGTTTGGAAGCAAGAATATTACCAAGATGATTCCTCTAAATGGCTTAGTAATAATGGGTAA
- the modA gene encoding molybdate ABC transporter substrate-binding protein → MIKIITISSACLALTLSACSKEQTAELVQSDTDNATEQSQTLRIAAAANLSDVLPEIIAAYQADKTPPAQAIDVTYASSGKLYAQITSGAPYDIFLSANQEFPAKLAKEKLDNAKSADEATHEPFTYTQGQLALYSVNKSLKGLNTTTLNALLMSESDSKITIANPELAPYGKSAQAYLQTQKIFDTLTEQSRIIQAENIGQAFQYAHTGNVDYGFVAQSQLTAIKATPEQFYTLAPDAYPPILQDGLVISDTTAATDFSNYLRSPAGQQYFSDAGYLAIE, encoded by the coding sequence ATGATTAAAATAATAACAATATCATCAGCTTGCTTAGCGTTAACGCTAAGCGCTTGTAGCAAAGAGCAAACCGCTGAGCTTGTTCAATCAGATACCGACAACGCCACTGAGCAAAGTCAAACACTGCGCATCGCAGCGGCTGCCAACTTATCAGATGTATTGCCTGAAATTATTGCTGCTTATCAAGCGGATAAAACCCCGCCTGCACAAGCAATTGACGTGACTTATGCCTCTTCAGGTAAGTTATATGCGCAGATTACCTCTGGCGCACCTTATGATATATTTTTATCCGCCAATCAAGAATTCCCTGCCAAACTTGCCAAAGAAAAACTAGATAACGCAAAATCTGCTGACGAAGCAACCCACGAGCCCTTTACTTATACCCAAGGTCAGCTGGCACTTTATAGTGTTAACAAATCCCTTAAAGGACTCAATACTACTACTTTAAATGCATTATTGATGTCGGAGTCTGATAGCAAAATCACCATTGCCAATCCAGAACTTGCCCCTTATGGCAAGTCGGCACAAGCCTATCTACAAACACAAAAAATCTTTGACACTCTCACTGAGCAAAGTCGCATTATTCAAGCTGAAAATATCGGGCAAGCGTTTCAATATGCGCACACTGGCAATGTCGATTATGGCTTTGTCGCTCAATCACAACTGACAGCGATTAAAGCCACGCCTGAGCAGTTCTATACGTTAGCACCAGACGCTTATCCCCCTATTTTGCAAGACGGGTTGGTGATTAGTGACACTACTGCCGCGACCGATTTTTCAAACTATCTGCGCTCGCCTGCTGGACAACAGTATTTTTCTGACGCAGGATATCTCGCTATAGAGTAA
- a CDS encoding hemerythrin domain-containing protein — protein sequence MKRAAQLQPLSRQHHLGLNLSRHAKECADEPNAIAEHWLNITSYINEMQQHFQIEDNLIAHALQPHRSSKPEVASVLNTLDAQHKSLHALMAEVQDLPHSQSNHVTVGQVKKLATLLYDHIRFEERELFPIVERYLTTEELEAIYDASPDSIKRSDENR from the coding sequence ATGAAACGCGCCGCACAATTACAACCATTATCTCGTCAACATCATCTAGGTCTAAATCTATCTCGCCATGCTAAAGAGTGTGCTGATGAACCTAACGCAATTGCCGAGCATTGGCTAAATATCACGTCTTATATTAACGAGATGCAACAGCATTTTCAGATTGAAGACAATCTAATTGCTCATGCCTTACAGCCTCATCGCAGCTCCAAACCTGAGGTGGCATCGGTACTGAATACACTTGATGCGCAGCACAAGTCCCTGCATGCACTCATGGCAGAGGTTCAAGATTTGCCGCACTCTCAAAGCAATCACGTCACCGTTGGACAAGTCAAAAAACTCGCCACCTTGCTATACGATCATATTCGTTTTGAAGAACGAGAATTGTTTCCTATCGTTGAGCGCTATCTGACAACAGAAGAATTAGAGGCTATTTATGATGCCAGTCCAGACAGTATCAAACGCTCCGATGAGAACCGCTAG
- a CDS encoding CopD family protein, whose amino-acid sequence MLNYILILHLLGATVWTGGHLILTLVVLPKALSSRNIDGLMQFEQLFERVGMPALVLQIITGLWMAYQLLPNIAAWFKLDNDFSILISLKLLLLLMTVLVALHARFYRIPRLSIHTLKGFSINIILVTLFSVAFVVVGTLFRTGLN is encoded by the coding sequence ATGCTTAACTATATACTCATACTACACTTGTTAGGCGCTACTGTCTGGACAGGTGGTCATCTGATTTTGACCTTGGTGGTCTTACCAAAAGCGCTATCATCCCGAAATATTGATGGTCTGATGCAGTTTGAGCAGCTGTTTGAAAGGGTTGGAATGCCAGCTTTGGTGCTGCAAATAATCACTGGACTTTGGATGGCCTACCAGCTATTACCCAACATTGCTGCATGGTTTAAACTTGATAATGATTTTAGTATTCTTATTAGTCTCAAATTACTATTATTGCTAATGACTGTTCTGGTTGCCCTGCACGCTCGTTTCTATCGAATACCCAGATTGTCTATTCACACCCTGAAAGGATTTTCAATCAATATCATATTGGTCACTTTGTTTTCTGTCGCCTTTGTTGTCGTTGGCACGCTCTTTCGCACAGGTTTAAATTAG
- a CDS encoding phosphoethanolamine transferase, with protein MSISQAAKIDAPKANKKSRSLSKLYNREINLNHLIIVVALYLVATANIGFFEQVLSVYPLSTNAGFIFSIIGLLFGLMWLVLSLLCYRSTAKVVLIIMVLIAAICGYFTDAYGTIFNRDMLINGLQTDQAEAMGLMAPSLFIRLFLLGIVPAFMIGNIRLKRLSWQQATLKKSVTLLLSIVLIAVCLVPFGDQYASFFRQHKIVRSYVNPITPVYSVIKLGTDYIAERRRPDTLIPHATDAKRSISFNTSNSAVKPKLMVFVVGETVRADHIGLNGYERNTTPLLSKQSDIYSFKDASSCGTSTAYSVPCMFSYANRENYDPDSASYNENVLDTLHKQGVNVVWRDNNSSAKGVADRVTFEDYKTVALNPDCDIECRDIGMLDGFDKLVKSGSSQKETSKDTLILLHQMGNHGPAYFKRYPKDFAEYQPVCMTNELSKCDNQSVINGYDNAIRYTDYFLNSVIDTLKPYEQDYEVVMVYISDHGESLGENNIYLHGLPYAIAPNAQKHVPVIIWSPTGNGIDSSTIANSSLANMIDQPVSHDFITPTLLQFFGITTDETKAAPTFFKVDN; from the coding sequence ATGTCAATATCTCAAGCCGCCAAAATCGATGCGCCTAAAGCTAATAAAAAAAGCCGCTCCCTAAGCAAGCTCTATAATCGCGAGATTAATCTCAATCATCTGATCATAGTTGTTGCTCTGTACTTAGTAGCGACGGCGAATATTGGCTTTTTTGAGCAGGTACTCAGCGTTTATCCATTGAGCACAAACGCGGGCTTCATTTTTTCCATCATAGGCTTATTATTTGGGCTGATGTGGTTGGTGTTGTCACTGCTGTGTTATCGCTCAACGGCAAAAGTAGTGCTTATCATAATGGTGCTGATTGCAGCTATCTGTGGTTACTTTACCGACGCCTACGGGACAATATTTAATCGTGATATGCTCATTAACGGCTTACAAACCGATCAAGCAGAAGCCATGGGATTAATGGCGCCCAGTCTATTTATTCGCCTGTTTTTATTAGGTATAGTGCCTGCTTTTATGATTGGTAACATTCGTCTAAAGCGATTGTCTTGGCAACAAGCAACCCTTAAAAAATCAGTCACCCTATTATTATCTATCGTATTGATAGCGGTGTGTCTGGTACCATTTGGTGACCAATACGCCAGCTTTTTTCGCCAGCACAAAATAGTCCGTAGTTATGTCAATCCTATTACCCCTGTTTATTCTGTCATCAAACTGGGTACTGATTATATCGCTGAGCGCCGTCGTCCCGATACGCTAATTCCTCATGCCACAGATGCAAAACGCAGCATTTCGTTTAACACTAGCAACAGCGCTGTAAAACCTAAGTTGATGGTATTTGTAGTAGGAGAAACCGTTCGCGCTGACCATATTGGCTTAAACGGTTATGAGCGCAACACTACGCCTTTGCTTTCAAAACAATCAGACATCTACAGCTTTAAAGACGCCTCGTCATGCGGCACATCCACCGCCTATTCAGTACCCTGCATGTTTAGCTACGCCAATAGAGAAAATTATGACCCTGATAGCGCTAGCTATAATGAAAACGTGCTCGATACGCTACACAAGCAAGGCGTCAATGTCGTTTGGCGAGACAATAACTCTAGCGCCAAAGGAGTGGCTGACCGCGTAACTTTTGAGGATTATAAAACAGTCGCGCTCAATCCAGATTGTGATATTGAGTGTCGAGATATAGGTATGCTTGATGGTTTTGATAAACTGGTTAAGTCAGGCAGCTCACAGAAAGAGACATCTAAAGACACACTTATTTTGCTGCATCAAATGGGCAATCATGGACCCGCCTATTTTAAGCGTTACCCTAAAGATTTTGCAGAATATCAGCCCGTCTGTATGACCAATGAGCTATCAAAATGCGACAACCAATCGGTTATCAATGGTTATGACAATGCCATTCGTTATACAGATTATTTTTTAAATAGCGTGATCGACACCTTAAAACCCTATGAGCAAGATTATGAGGTGGTGATGGTATATATTAGTGATCATGGAGAAAGTTTGGGCGAAAACAATATTTACTTGCATGGTCTGCCATACGCTATTGCGCCAAATGCACAAAAGCACGTGCCAGTGATTATTTGGTCACCGACTGGCAACGGCATTGATAGCAGCACTATTGCTAACAGTAGCCTAGCTAACATGATTGATCAGCCCGTATCACATGATTTTATTACGCCAACCTTGCTTCAGTTTTTTGGTATCACCACTGACGAAACCAAAGCAGCACCCACCTTTTTTAAAGTGGATAATTGA
- a CDS encoding response regulator transcription factor: MYKILIIEDNPDIVANIYAFFEPKGFELDNAHNGISGLTLASNNRYDVILLDVMLPGMDGTKLCKKLREELHDKTPVLMLTARDTILDKVAGFDSGADDYLVKPFSLVELESRIKALIRRHKDDHFEHGLTVGTLSLNHSEHTITREGKSLKLTPTGFKILHTLMSAAPRVVSKTELEEKVWGEDIPSSDALRTHMHGVRAQVDKPFDKIMIVTLPGVGYQIIDPDKA, encoded by the coding sequence ATGTACAAGATACTCATCATTGAAGACAATCCCGATATCGTCGCCAATATTTATGCTTTTTTTGAGCCGAAAGGCTTTGAGCTAGACAATGCCCATAATGGCATTAGTGGCTTAACGCTCGCATCGAATAATCGATATGACGTCATCTTGTTAGATGTCATGCTGCCGGGTATGGATGGCACTAAACTGTGCAAAAAGCTCAGGGAAGAGCTGCATGACAAAACGCCAGTATTGATGCTGACCGCTCGTGATACGATTTTAGATAAAGTGGCAGGCTTCGATAGTGGCGCTGACGATTATCTAGTTAAGCCTTTCTCATTAGTGGAATTAGAATCTCGTATTAAGGCTCTCATACGCCGACATAAAGATGATCATTTTGAGCATGGTTTAACTGTTGGCACGTTGTCTTTAAATCATAGTGAGCATACGATTACACGTGAAGGTAAGTCGCTAAAACTCACACCAACAGGCTTCAAAATACTACATACCTTAATGAGTGCGGCGCCGCGCGTGGTTAGCAAAACCGAGCTGGAAGAAAAGGTGTGGGGCGAAGACATACCAAGCAGTGATGCACTGCGCACTCACATGCATGGGGTCCGTGCGCAGGTAGATAAGCCGTTCGATAAAATCATGATAGTCACGTTGCCCGGTGTCGGTTATCAGATTATTGATCCTGATAAAGCCTAA